The region CCCAGGTCGGCCCGGTGGTCACTGCGATCGTCGTCTCGGGTGCGGGCGCCACGGCGATGTGCGCCGACCTCGGTGCGCGCACCATCCGCGAGGAGATCGACGCGATGAAGGTCATCGGCGTCAATCCGATTCAGGCGCTTGTGGTGCCGCGCGTCGTGGCCGCGACTTTCGTTGCCCTGATGCTGTATTCAGTCGTCGCGGTCGTCGGGCTGTCGGGCAGCTACTTCTTCGTGGTGTTCGTCCAACACGTCACGCCGGGGGCCTTCGTCGCGGGCATGACGCTGCTGACCGGGCTGCCGCAGGTGGTCGTGTCACTGGTCAAGGCGCTGTTGTTCGGGCTGTCCGCCGGTTTGATCGCGTGCTACAAGGGCTTACATGTCGGCGGCGGGCCGACGGCGGTCGGCAACGCGGTGAACGAAACCGTGGTGTTCGCGTTCATGGCTCTGTTCCTGATCAACATTCTGGCGACCGCCTTCGGCGTGAAGGTAGCGCCATGACGACGGTGCTGGTCGACCGGACCCGACGGCTGGGGGAGCAGACCGCCTTCTACGGCGAAGCGTTGTGGTTCACCGCGTATGCCGTCCGGCGCTATCCGGCGATGGTGCTGCGCCAGATCGCCGGGATGGGCATGGGCACCGGCGCATTGGCCGTCATCGGTGGCACCGTGGCGATCATCGGGTTCCTCACCCTGTGCACCGGTGCGCTGATCGCCGCGCAGGGCTACAACACTCTGT is a window of Mycobacterium sp. 3519A DNA encoding:
- a CDS encoding MlaE family ABC transporter permease, which encodes MVRPPFAWRELLDQIWFVARVSIVPTLVLSIPYTVLIVFTLNIVLIEVGAGDLSGAGAALASVTQVGPVVTAIVVSGAGATAMCADLGARTIREEIDAMKVIGVNPIQALVVPRVVAATFVALMLYSVVAVVGLSGSYFFVVFVQHVTPGAFVAGMTLLTGLPQVVVSLVKALLFGLSAGLIACYKGLHVGGGPTAVGNAVNETVVFAFMALFLINILATAFGVKVAP